One part of the Deltaproteobacteria bacterium genome encodes these proteins:
- a CDS encoding lysophospholipid acyltransferase family protein: protein MAKLRARRAFLQRLVPLGAWLIALVLLLLRWTTRKELLHDHGLYDRWRAGERLIVAFWHEHLVLMPCFGWWPRVCIMISQHRDGELIARAVRPLGIEAVRGSSTRGGRGALRRVLAAYREGASLAWTPDGPRGPRRLAKLGVVQTARATGATIVPVGAAARWHRRLGSWDRMVLPYPGSRITFVVGTPVRVAGDASDTDLEAARARLEHELERARVEAEARVGGNGPGAANCKPGSSLV, encoded by the coding sequence CCTTCCTGCAGCGCCTCGTGCCGCTCGGCGCGTGGCTGATCGCGCTCGTCCTGCTCCTGCTGCGTTGGACGACGCGCAAGGAGCTCCTCCACGACCACGGCCTCTACGACCGCTGGCGCGCCGGCGAGCGCCTCATCGTCGCGTTCTGGCACGAGCACCTGGTGCTGATGCCGTGCTTCGGTTGGTGGCCCCGGGTCTGCATCATGATCAGCCAGCACCGCGACGGCGAGCTGATCGCACGCGCGGTCCGACCCCTCGGCATCGAGGCGGTGCGCGGCTCGTCGACGCGCGGCGGGCGCGGCGCGCTCCGCCGGGTCCTCGCCGCCTACCGCGAAGGCGCGAGCCTCGCCTGGACGCCGGACGGCCCGCGCGGCCCGCGCCGGCTCGCGAAGCTCGGCGTGGTGCAGACGGCGCGCGCGACCGGCGCCACGATCGTTCCGGTCGGCGCCGCCGCCCGCTGGCACCGCCGCCTCGGGAGCTGGGACCGCATGGTACTGCCGTACCCCGGCTCGCGCATCACGTTCGTGGTCGGCACCCCGGTTCGCGTCGCCGGCGACGCGAGCGACACCGACCTCGAGGCCGCCCGGGCCCGCCTCGAGCACGAGCTCGAGCGCGCCCGCGTCGAAGCGGAGGCGCGCGTGGGCGGGAACGGGCCCGGCGCCGCGAATTGCAAGCCCGGATCGTCGTTAGTATGA